A genomic stretch from Mya arenaria isolate MELC-2E11 chromosome 10, ASM2691426v1 includes:
- the LOC128205554 gene encoding uncharacterized protein LOC128205554, with product MRENIPLMEVTFAEGRQFTNRLRVLSLDNVTLNETLNIQQCDKLQKLWLDTLTFSDDFRLDVSSFTHLSNVVLQHLKLRQVTIDPTQLEQFWVSIYANMRENIPLMEVTFAEGRQFTNRLRVLSLDNVTLNETLNIQQCDKLQELQLNTLTFSDNFHLDLSSFTALTMLSLTNHRRQHETFLTVPRKEFWVSIKKYMRENIPPTEVIFTQKGQFTNKLRELRLYNATLNENLNIQQCDKLQQLRLGKFLYPEDGNQDLSFSCTDLTVVTLQNLSLHHLIIIPTQLEKSWVLVSNNLSKMIPHIQEALQSDGQITNISQIYRSEGFAYIS from the coding sequence ATGCGAGAAAACATACCGCTTATGGAGGTGACATTCGCAGAAGGGAGACAGTTTACAAACAGACTACGAGTGCTCAGCCTTGACAAcgttactttaaatgaaacacttaatatacagCAGTGTGATAAACTACAAAAACTATGGCTGGACACGTTAACATTTTCTGACGACTTCCGCCTGGACGTGTCCTCATTCACGCACCTTTCTAATGTAGTACTTCAACACCTCAAACTAAGGCAGGTGACCATAGACCCGACCCAGCTGGAGCAGTTCTGGGTCTCAATCTATGCTAACATGCGAGAGAACATACCGCTTATGGAGGTGACATTCGCAGAAGGGAGACAGTTTACAAACAGACTACGAGTGCTCAGCCTTGACAAcgttactttaaatgaaacacttaatatacagCAATGTGATAAACTACAAGAACTACAGTTAAACACattaacattttctgacaaCTTTCACCTGGACTTGTCGTCCTTTACGGCACTCACTATGCTATCACTGACTAACCACCGCCGCCAGCATGAGACTTTTCTCACGGTCCCGCGGAAGGAGTTCTGGGTCTCCATCAAGAAATACATGCGAGAGAATATACCGCCCACGGAAGTGATATTCACACAAAAGGGCCAGTTCACAAACAAACTTCGAGAGCTCCGTCTATACAACGCTACTTTAAATGAGAACCTTAATATTCAGCAGTGCGATAAACTACAGCAACTACGATTGGGCAAATTTTTATATCCTGAGGACGGCAACCAGGACCTTTCCTTCTCCTGTACGGACCTCACTGTGGTAACACTACAGAACCTCAGCCTCCATCATTTGATCATCATCCCGACCCAGCTCGAGAAATCATGGGTGCTTGTCAGCAATAACCTTTCGAAGATGATACCGCACATTCAAGAAGCATTACAGAGCGACGgacaaattacaaatatatctcAAATATATCGCTCGGAGGGATTCGCGTATATTAGCTAA
- the LOC128204450 gene encoding uncharacterized protein LOC128204450: MYVTAIEDAGDQEIQRIDEDAEAHKRDIDELATRNKAEINKHHQQVDEAIRAAIGNAGRREIERIDEGAEAHKRDIDELATRKKTEITQHHQQQQQQRQQAEEAFRAELKETLLNDHLKRNSFLSLGPFISSDDSRLKEFYVSPTLSEVLQQRISKKNGPREHKTRPITSLEQMLTPADRTKQFTIITANAGVGKTSFCKFLAVLWCELHGHKTDTISTFKERFVIRFESLEDIPYLLYIPMKDIPPHSTHSIEEIIFAHLENVIGYSKQDRDRLRRVFMDERCLVILDGMDESSLSKLDSAMAKRKYSIIITCRPWKLADTVLPKYMHVNIDDLSRISQTNLFEHVNKILNAQYSTIFEVQDFLATLEARKLQPLSSNTLVGLQLYSLWHDQRIDDETSENNKTSMTLGPTRSHIYADILETMFSLEMKKRKEFSERPQNKIPTQRPLPKCFEGRKLCKAKSCLIYETGKIALNMLVNSKIEFDEETMHSLLDGQFLLDSGLISAYRSHKCSIENKVYHFLHKTYQEMFAAIYISSLNFTSEDWLKLEDNFDTVFSPDIMSFLCVMNYEQGRRCSEIFGNMERKFYRENTFYANEIIEYQEAVQLAYNECVNNGVSEPQLTLRHARLNREIAASTRPLLQHNLSELYSCDIECSEEYPVNTSITSMEQLNTLYISSEEEGNASLQSIPTLFLNKLTVLCLSDLNIETDNLNLAFCGNIKVIILQNLRLRHVTIAPTQLEKFLVIIKDNIRENIPPMEVTFAHGRQFTNTLKELNLDNVTLNETLNIQQCDQLQELWLDTLTFSDDFHLDLSLFTHLSEVVLQNLRLRHVTIAPTQLEKFGVSIRDNTRENIPHMEVTFAHGRQFTNTLKKLTLAYVTLNETLNIQQCDQLQKLWLDTLTFSDDFRLDLSSFTHLSDVLLQNLRLRHVTIAPTQLEKFLVSIKNNIRENIPPMEVTFAHGRQFTNTLKELSLDNVTLNETLNIQQCDQLQKLWLDTLTFSDDFHLDLSSFTHLSGVVLQNLRLRHVTIAPTQLEKFCVIIKDNIRENIPPMEVTFAHGRQFTNTLKELCLVNVTLNETLKIQQCDQLQELQLDTLTFSDDFHLDLSLFTHLSEVVLQNLRLRHVTIAPTQLETFWVSIKDNIRENIPPMEVTFAHGRQFTNTLKELCLDNVTLNETLNIQQCDQLQELQLDTLTFSDDFHLDLSLFTHLSEVVLQNLRLRHVTIAPTQLETFLVSIKDNIRENIPPMEVTFAHGRQFTNTLKELCLDNVTLNETLNIQQCDKLQELHLDTLTFSDDFRLDLFSFTHLSKVVLQNLRLRHVTIAPTQLEKFWVSIKDNIRENIPPMKVTFALGRQFTNTLKKLSLDYVTLNETLNIQQCDQLQELWLDTLTFSDDFRLDLSSFTHLSKVVLQNLRLRHVTIAPTQLEKFWVSFKDNIRENIPPMEVTFAHGRQFTNTLKKLCLDNVTLNETLNIQQCDKLQELHLDTITFSDDFHLDLFSFTHLSKVVLQNLRLRHVTIAPTQLEKFWVSIKDNIRENIPPMKVTFAHGRQFTNTLKELSLDNVALNETLNIQQCDQLQKLWLDTLTFSDDFHLDLSSFTHLSGVVLQNLRLRHVTIAPTQLEKFCVIIKDNIRENIPPMEVTFAHGRQFTNTLKKLCLVNVTLNETLNIQQCDQLQELWLDMLTFSDDFRLDLSSFTHLSNVTYFNTSN; the protein is encoded by the exons GAAATACAACGTATTGATGAGGATGCAGAAGCCCACAAGCGAGACATTGACGAACTAGCTACTAGGAATAAGGCAGAGATTAACAAGCACCACCAGCAGGTGGATGAAGCCATCAGAGCGG CCATTGGAAATGCAGGGCGTCGAGAAATAGAACGTATTGATGAAGGCGCAGAAGCACACAAACGAGACATTGACGAACTAGCTACTAGAAAAAAGACCGAGATTACACAgcaccaccagcagcagcagcagcagcgacAACAGGCGGAAGAAGCCTTTAGAGCGG AGCTAAAAGAAACTCTACTAAACGACCATTTAAAACGCAACTCGTTCCTTTCGCTTGGACCGTTTATTTCTTCGGATGATTCACGTCTGAAGGAATTTTACGTTTCTCCAACGCTGTCTGAGGTTTTACAACAACGGATAAGCAAGAAGAACGGACCAAGGGAACATAAGACACGTCCGATTACATCCCTTGAACAAATGTTGACTCCTGCTGATAGAACGAAGCAATTTACAATCATAACCGCGAATGCTGGTGTTGGTAAAACATCGTTTTGTAAGTTTTTAGCTGTTTTGTGGTGCGAGTTACATGGTCACAAGACGGATACAATCAGCACATTTAAAGAGAGGTTTGTCATTCGTTTTGAATCTTTAGAAGACATACCCTATCTTCTCTACATTCCAATGAAGGATATTCCACCACACAGCACCCATTCCattgaagaaattatttttGCGCATTTAGAGAATGTGATTGGATACTCTAAGCAAGATCGAGACAGATTGAGAAGAGTTTTCATGGACGAACGATGTTTGGTCATCTTAGATGGAATGGACGAGTCTTCCTTGTCAAAGCTTGACTCAGCAATGGCCAAACGGAAGTACAGCATTATTATTACATGCCGCCCGTGGAAACTCGCAGATACGGTATTACCgaagtacatgcatgttaataTTGATGATCTCAGTCGCATTTCACAAACTAACCTGTTTGAACACGTGAATAAAATCTTAAACGCACAATATTCGACCATATTTGAAGTTCAGGATTTCTTAGCAACTTTGGAGGCTAGGAAACTGCAGCCACTATCCTCCAACACGCTCGTGGGTCTGCAACTATACAGTCTCTGGCATGACCAACGTATTGACGACGAAACatcagaaaataacaaaacaagtaTGACGCTTGGACCAACAAGATCACACATCTATGCAGACATATTAGAAACGATGTTCAGTCTAGAaatgaaaaagagaaaagaATTTTCAGAACGTCCACAAAATAAAATTCCCACACAAAGACCTCTTCCTAAATGCTTTGAGGGACGGAAATTGTGTAAAGCAAAATCCTGTTTGATTTATGAAACAGGCAAGATTGCTCTCAATATGTTAGTTAACTCGAAGATCGAGTTTGATGAGGAAACCATGCATTCGTTACTAGATGGGCAATTTCTTTTAGATTCAGGACTCATTTCAGCCTATAGGTCACACAAGTGCAGTATTGAAAACAAAGTGTACCATTTTCTACACAAAACCTACCAGGAAATGTTTGCAGCAATATATATTTCGTCACTGAATTTCACGAGTGAAGACTGGCTTAAGCTTGAAGACAACTTCGATACTGTGTTTTCACCGGACATAATGTCATTCTTGTGCGTGATGAATTACGAGCAGGGCCGGCGATGTTCGGAAATATTCGGCAACATGGAGCGGAAGTTTTACagagaaaacacattttatgcCAATGAGATAATCGAGTACCAAGAGGCCGTGCAACTGGCGTACAACGAATGTGTGAACAATGGTGTGTCAGAGCCGCAACTTACGTTAAGACATGCAAGGTTAAATAGGGAAATCGCTGCGTCAACGCGTCCACTCTTGCAACACAACCTTAGCGAACTATATTCGTGTGATATTGAATGTTCCGAAGAATACCCTGTTAATACAAGCATTACAAGCATGGAACAACTTAACACATTATACATATCGAGTGAAGAAGAGGGCAATGCTTCTCTACAAAGTATTCCAACATTGTTTCTTAACAAATTAACAGTTCTTTGTCTATCCGATTTGAACATAGAAACTGATAATCTAAACCTGGCCTTTTGTGgaaatattaaagtaattatTCTGCAAAACCTCCGCCTCAGGCATGTGACCATCGCCCCGACCCAGCTAGAGAAGTTCTTGGTCATTATCAAGGATAACATACGAGAGAACATACCGCCTATGGAGGTGACATTCGCACACGGGAGACAgtttacaaacacattaaaggAGCTCAATCTTGACAAcgttactttaaatgaaacacttaatatacagCAGTGTGATCAACTACAAGAACTATGGCTGGACACATTAACATTTTCTGACGACTTCCACCTGGATCTGTCATTATTCACGCACCTTTCTGAGGTAGTTCTTCAAAACCTCCGCCTCAGGCATGTGACCATCGCCCCGACCCAGCTGGAGAAGTTCGGTGTCTCTATCAGGGATAACACACGAGAGAACATACCGCATATGGAGGTGACATTCGCACACGGGAGACAgtttacaaacacattaaagaaGCTCACTCTTGCCTAcgttactttaaatgaaacacttaatatacagCAGTGTGATCAACTACAAAAACTATGGCTGGACACATTAACATTTTCTGACGACTTCCGCCTGGACCTGTCCTCATTCACGCACCTTTCTGATGTACTTCTTCAAAACCTCCGCCTCAGGCATGTGACTATCGCCCCGACCCAGCTGGAGAAGTTCTTGGTCTCTATCAAGAATAACATACGAGAGAACATACCGCCTATGGAGGTGACATTCGCACACGGGAGACAgtttacaaacacattaaaggAGCTCAGTCTTGACAAcgttactttaaatgaaacacttaatatacagCAGTGTGATCAACTACAAAAACTATGGCTGGACACGTTAACATTTTCTGACGACTTCCACCTGGACCTGTCCTCATTCACGCACCTTTCTGGGGTAGTTCTTCAAAACCTCCGCCTCAGGCATGTGACCATCGCCCCGACCCAGCTGGAGAAGTTCTGTGTCATTATCAAGGATAACATACGAGAGAACATACCGCCTATGGAGGTGACATTCGCACACGGGAGACAgtttacaaacacattaaaggAGCTCTGTCTTGTCAAcgttactttaaatgaaacacttaaaataCAGCAGTGTGATCAACTACAAGAACTGCAGTTGGACACGTTAACATTTTCTGACGACTTCCACCTGGACCTGTCCTTATTCACGCACCTTTCTGAGGTAGTTCTTCAAAATCTTCGCCTCAGGCATGTGACCATCGCCCCGACCCAGCTGGAGACGTTCTGGGTCTCTATCAAGGATAACATACGAGAGAACATACCGCCTATGGAGGTGACATTCGCACACGGGAGACAgtttacaaacacattaaaggAGCTCTGTCTTGACAAcgttactttaaatgaaacacttaatatacagCAGTGTGATCAACTACAAGAACTGCAGTTGGACACGTTAACATTTTCTGACGACTTCCACCTGGACCTGTCCTTATTCACGCACCTTTCTGAGGTAGTTCTTCAAAATCTTCGCCTCAGGCATGTGACCATCGCCCCGACCCAGCTGGAGACGTTCTTGGTCTCTATCAAGGATAACATACGAGAGAACATACCGCCTATGGAGGTGACATTCGCACACGGGAGACAgtttacaaacacattaaaggAGCTCTGTCTTGACAAcgttactttaaatgaaacacttaatatacagCAGTGTGATAAACTACAAGAACTGCATTTGGACACGTTAACATTTTCTGACGACTTCCGCCTCGACCTGTTCTCATTCACGCACCTTTCTAAGGTAGTTCTTCAAAACCTCCGCCTCAGGCATGTGACCATCGCCCCGACCCAGCTAGAGAAGTTCTGGGTCTCTATCAAGGATAACATACGAGAGAACATACCGCCTATGAAGGTGACATTCGCACTAGGGAGACAgtttacaaacacattaaagaaGCTCAGTCTTGACTAcgttactttaaatgaaacacttaatatacagCAGTGTGATCAACTACAAGAACTATGGCTGGACACGTTAACATTTTCTGACGACTTCCGCCTGGACCTGTCCTCATTCACGCACCTTTCTAAGGTAGTTCTTCAAAACCTCCGCCTCAGGCATGTGACCATCGCCCCGACCCAGCTGGAGAAGTTCTGGGTCTCTTTCAAGGATAACATACGAGAGAACATACCGCCTATGGAGGTGACATTCGCACACGGGAGGCAgtttacaaacacattaaagaaGCTCTGTCTTGACAAcgttactttaaatgaaacacttaatatacagCAGTGTGATAAACTACAAGAACTGCATTTGGACACAATAACATTTTCTGACGACTTCCATCTGGACCTGTTCTCATTCACGCACCTTTCTAAGGTAGTTCTTCAAAACCTCCGCCTCAGGCATGTGACCATCGCCCCGACCCAGCTAGAGAAGTTCTGGGTCTCTATCAAGGATAACATACGAGAGAACATACCGCCTATGAAGGTGACATTCGCACACGGGAGACAgtttacaaacacattaaaggAGCTCAGTCTTGACAACGttgctttaaatgaaacacttaatatacagCAGTGTGATCAACTACAAAAACTATGGCTGGACACGTTAACATTTTCTGACGACTTCCACCTGGACCTGTCCTCATTCACGCACCTTTCTGGGGTAGTTCTTCAAAACCTCCGCCTCAGGCATGTGACCATCGCCCCGACCCAGCTGGAGAAGTTCTGTGTCATTATCAAGGATAACATACGAGAGAACATACCGCCTATGGAGGTGACATTCGCACACGGGAGACAgtttacaaacacattaaagaaGCTCTGTCTTGTCAAcgttactttaaatgaaacacttaatatacagCAGTGTGATCAACTACAAGAACTATGGCTGGACATGTTAACATTTTCTGACGACTTCCGCCTGGACCTGTCCTCATTCACGCACCTTTCTAATGTAACATACTTCAACACCTCAAACTAA